From Lycorma delicatula isolate Av1 chromosome 13, ASM4794821v1, whole genome shotgun sequence, a single genomic window includes:
- the LOC142333992 gene encoding uncharacterized protein LOC142333992, which produces MWLDRAHGEVGYYTTQMLTGRGCFEEYLFRFGRRRSSSCMYCPAVDTAEHTLFHCPYWNERRRAADIQDLNTDAFLRFLLISSDNWKKFEDFARRVLRDKDEEARRRGYLEPSAFFSSVLVLENVYCWLSSIE; this is translated from the coding sequence ATGTGGCTTGATCGTGCTCATGGGGAGGTTGGATACTATACAACTCAGATGCTCACTGGGCGTGGTTGTTTTGAGGAATATCTCTTTCGCTTTGGCCGGAGAAGATCATCTAGCTGTATGTATTGCCCGGCGGTCGATACGGCCGAACATACTTTATTTCATTGTCCATATTGGAATGAACGCAGAAGAGCTGCTGATATTCAGGACCTTAATACTGATGCTTTTCTGAGATTTTTGCTGATTTCATCAGACAATTGGAAGAAATTTGAGGACTTCGCACGTCGGGTTTTAAGAGACAAAGATGAAGAAGCTAGACGAAGAGGTTATTTAGAACCGTCtgcttttttttcttctgtattagTATTAGAAAACGTTTATTGCTGGTTGAGTTCAATTGAGTGA